Proteins encoded together in one Streptomyces sp. B1I3 window:
- a CDS encoding peptidoglycan-binding protein yields MATPLSAGRLLAALHAEGVDVVEYGSWRTHNRNHKGAWGPLNGVMIHHTVSSGTTSSVELCYNGHAGLPGPLCHGVIDKAGTVHLVGNGRTNHAGGGDPAALRRVIAEDYGDRPPAPQEHEGSAGSVDGNAHFYGFECINLGDGEDPWPAAQLDAIERVSAALCRAHGWSARSVIGHLEWSDQKVDPRGFTMPSLRNRIATRLSGPASGPASGGSASRPAGGGPTPRYQPFPGASFFTGRTSSPVITAMGRRLVAEGCSSYAVGPGPRWTDADARSYTAWQRKLGFRGSDADGVPGRTSWNALKVPYTK; encoded by the coding sequence ATGGCCACACCTCTGAGCGCCGGCCGGTTGCTCGCCGCGTTGCACGCCGAAGGCGTCGACGTCGTCGAGTACGGGAGCTGGCGCACCCACAACCGCAACCACAAGGGCGCGTGGGGCCCGCTGAACGGTGTGATGATCCACCACACCGTCAGCAGCGGCACCACCTCGTCCGTGGAGCTCTGCTACAACGGCCACGCCGGCCTGCCCGGCCCGCTCTGCCACGGCGTCATCGACAAGGCAGGCACTGTCCACCTCGTCGGCAACGGCCGCACCAACCACGCGGGCGGCGGCGATCCTGCCGCACTCCGGCGGGTGATCGCGGAGGACTACGGCGACCGCCCGCCCGCCCCGCAGGAACACGAGGGCAGCGCCGGGTCCGTCGACGGCAACGCCCACTTCTACGGATTCGAGTGCATCAACCTCGGTGACGGTGAGGATCCCTGGCCGGCCGCCCAGCTCGACGCGATCGAACGCGTCTCGGCGGCCCTCTGCCGGGCCCACGGCTGGAGCGCGCGCAGTGTCATCGGCCACCTGGAATGGTCCGACCAGAAGGTCGACCCGCGCGGCTTCACCATGCCGTCGCTGCGGAACCGCATCGCCACCCGGCTGAGCGGCCCGGCGAGCGGCCCGGCGAGCGGCGGCTCGGCGAGCAGGCCGGCCGGCGGGGGGCCCACCCCCCGCTACCAGCCGTTCCCCGGCGCCTCGTTCTTCACCGGCCGTACCAGCTCCCCCGTGATCACCGCCATGGGCCGCCGGCTCGTCGCCGAGGGCTGCTCGTCCTACGCCGTGGGTCCCGGCCCCCGCTGGACCGACGCCGACGCCCGCTCGTACACCGCCTGGCAGCGCAAGCTCGGCTTCCGCGGCAGCGACGCCGACGGGGTGCCGGGCCGCACCTCCTGGAACGCCCTCAAGGTCCCGTACACGAAGTGA
- a CDS encoding peptidoglycan-binding protein: protein MATPLTADTLVSALTAEGVQVVEYGDWRHHNRNTQGAWGPVNGVVVHHTVTTGTDASVALCYDGYAELPGPLCHGVIAKDGSVHLVGNGRANHAGLGDDDVLAAVINETALPAPDENNTDGNARFYGFECVNLGDGSDPWPEIQLEAVARVSAAICRAHHWNAASVIGHKEWTNTKIDPKGFSMASMRNRVAALLAAAPGGSAVRLQPFPGAAFFTSAPNSTIVSAMGGRLVAEGCSAYTDGPGPQWGEADRASYALWQQKLGYTGADADGWPGAGSWAALKVPYTA from the coding sequence ATGGCTACCCCGCTCACCGCCGACACCCTCGTCAGCGCACTGACCGCCGAAGGCGTCCAGGTCGTCGAATACGGCGACTGGCGCCACCACAACCGCAACACCCAGGGCGCCTGGGGCCCGGTGAACGGCGTGGTCGTCCACCACACCGTCACCACCGGCACCGACGCCTCGGTCGCCCTCTGCTACGACGGCTACGCCGAGCTGCCGGGCCCGCTCTGCCACGGCGTCATCGCCAAGGACGGCTCCGTCCACCTGGTCGGCAACGGCCGCGCCAACCACGCCGGCCTCGGCGACGACGACGTGCTGGCCGCCGTGATCAACGAGACCGCACTGCCTGCCCCGGACGAGAACAACACCGACGGCAACGCCCGTTTCTACGGCTTCGAGTGCGTCAACCTCGGCGACGGGTCCGACCCGTGGCCCGAGATCCAGCTGGAGGCCGTCGCCCGGGTGTCGGCCGCGATCTGCCGGGCGCACCACTGGAACGCGGCCTCGGTCATCGGCCACAAGGAGTGGACCAACACGAAGATCGACCCCAAGGGCTTCAGCATGGCGTCGATGCGCAACCGGGTGGCCGCCCTGCTGGCCGCCGCACCCGGCGGCAGCGCCGTGCGCCTCCAGCCGTTCCCGGGCGCCGCCTTCTTCACGTCCGCACCGAACTCCACCATCGTCTCCGCGATGGGCGGCCGACTGGTCGCCGAGGGCTGCTCCGCCTACACCGACGGCCCCGGCCCGCAGTGGGGCGAGGCCGACCGCGCCTCGTACGCCCTGTGGCAGCAGAAGCTCGGCTACACCGGCGCGGACGCCGACGGCTGGCCGGGCGCCGGTTCCTGGGCCGCCCTGAAGGTCCCGTACACAGCCTGA
- a CDS encoding DNA-directed RNA polymerase subunit beta' — MLDVNFFDELRIGLATADDIRTWSHGEVKKPETINYRTLKPEKDGLFCEKIFGPTRDWECYCGKYKRVRFKGIICERCGVEVTRAKVRRERMGHIELAAPVTHIWYFKGVPSRLGYLLDLAPKDLEKVIYFAAYMITFVDEERRTRDLPSLEAHVSVERQQVENRRDSDLENRAKKLETDLAELEAEGAKADVRRKVREGAEREMKQLRDRAQREIDRLDEVWSRFKNLKVQDLEGDELLYRELRDRFGTYFDGCMGAAALQKRLESFDLDEEAERLREIIRTGKGQKKTRALKRLKVVSAFLQTSNKPKGMVLDCVPVIPPDLRPMVQLDGGRFATSDLNDLYRRVINRNNRLKRLLDLGAPEIIVNNEKRMLQEAVDALFDNGRRGRPVTGPGNRPLKSLSDMLKGKQGRFRQNLLGKRVDYSARSVIVVGPQLKLHQCGLPKAMALELFKPFVMKRLVDLNHAQNIKSAKRMVERGRTVVYDVLEEVIAEHPVLLNRAPTLHRLGIQAFEPQLVEGKAIQIHPLVCTAFNADFDGDQMAVHLPLSAEAQAEARILMLSSNNILKPADGRPVTMPTQDMVLGLFFLTTDEEGRNVKGTDRSFGSTAEAIMAFDARELSLQAKVDIRFPVGTIPPRGWVPPVAEEGEPEYQPGDTFRLRTSLGRALFNELLPEDYPFVDYSVGKKQLSEIVNDLAERYPKVIVAATLDNLKAAGFHWATRSGVTVAISDVVVPEAKKAIVKGYEEQDEKVQKQYERGLITKDERTQELIAIWTKATNEVAEAMNANFPKTNPIFMMVDSGARGNMMQMRQIAGMRGLVSNAKNETIPRPIKASFREGLTVLEYFISTHGARKGLADTALRTADSGYLTRRLVDVSQDVIIREEDCGTDRGLKLKIAVKGADGVLRKTDDVETSVYARMLAEDVVVDGKVIAPANVDLGDVLIDALVGAGVEEVKTRSVLTCESAVGTCAFCYGRSLATGKLVDIGEAVGIIAAQSIGEPGTQLTMRTFHTGGVAGDDITQGLPRVVELFEARTPKGVAPISEAAGRVRIEETEKTKKLVVTPDDGSEETAFPISKRARLLVGEGDPVEVGQKLTVGATNPHDVLRILGQRAVQVHLVGEVQKVYNSQGVSIHDKHIEIIIRQMLRRVTIIESGDAELLPGELVERSKFETENRRVVTEGGHPASGRPQLMGITKASLATESWLSAASFQETTRVLTDAAINAKSDSLIGLKENVIIGKLIPAGTGLSRYRNIRVEPTEEAKAAMYSAVGYDDIDYSPFGTGSGQAVPLEDYDYGPYNQ; from the coding sequence GTGCTCGACGTCAACTTCTTCGACGAGCTGCGGATCGGCCTTGCCACCGCGGACGACATCCGGACCTGGTCCCACGGCGAAGTGAAGAAGCCGGAGACCATCAACTACCGCACGCTCAAGCCCGAGAAGGACGGACTCTTCTGCGAGAAGATCTTCGGTCCGACCCGGGACTGGGAGTGCTACTGCGGCAAGTACAAGCGTGTCCGCTTCAAGGGCATCATCTGTGAGCGCTGTGGCGTGGAGGTCACGCGCGCCAAGGTGCGCCGTGAGCGCATGGGCCACATCGAGCTTGCCGCTCCCGTCACCCACATCTGGTACTTCAAGGGCGTCCCGTCGCGCCTCGGCTACCTGCTGGACCTCGCGCCGAAGGACCTCGAGAAGGTCATCTACTTCGCCGCGTACATGATCACGTTCGTCGACGAGGAGCGCCGCACGCGCGACCTCCCGTCGCTGGAGGCGCACGTCTCCGTCGAGCGTCAGCAGGTCGAGAACCGCCGTGACTCGGACCTCGAGAACCGTGCCAAGAAGCTCGAGACCGACCTGGCCGAGCTCGAGGCCGAGGGCGCCAAGGCCGACGTGCGCCGCAAGGTGCGCGAAGGTGCCGAGCGCGAGATGAAGCAGCTGCGCGACCGTGCGCAGCGCGAGATCGACCGTCTCGACGAGGTGTGGAGCCGCTTCAAGAACCTCAAGGTCCAGGACCTCGAGGGCGACGAGCTGCTCTACCGCGAGCTGCGGGACCGCTTCGGTACGTACTTCGACGGTTGCATGGGCGCCGCCGCGCTGCAGAAGCGCCTGGAATCCTTCGACCTCGACGAGGAGGCCGAGCGCCTCCGCGAGATCATCCGCACCGGCAAGGGCCAGAAGAAGACCCGTGCGCTCAAGCGCCTCAAGGTCGTCTCCGCGTTCCTGCAGACCAGCAACAAGCCCAAGGGCATGGTGCTCGACTGCGTGCCGGTCATCCCGCCGGACCTGCGTCCGATGGTGCAGCTGGACGGTGGCCGCTTCGCGACCTCCGACCTGAACGACCTGTACCGCCGTGTGATCAACCGCAACAACCGCCTCAAGCGTCTTCTCGACCTCGGTGCCCCCGAGATCATCGTGAACAACGAGAAGCGGATGCTGCAGGAGGCCGTCGACGCGCTGTTCGACAACGGCCGCCGCGGTCGCCCGGTCACCGGTCCCGGTAACCGTCCCCTGAAGTCCCTCAGCGACATGCTGAAGGGCAAGCAGGGCCGTTTCCGTCAGAACCTCCTCGGCAAGCGCGTGGACTACTCCGCGCGTTCCGTGATCGTCGTCGGCCCGCAGCTCAAGCTGCACCAGTGCGGTCTGCCGAAGGCGATGGCGCTGGAGCTCTTCAAGCCGTTCGTGATGAAGCGCCTGGTGGACCTGAACCACGCGCAGAACATCAAGTCGGCCAAGCGCATGGTCGAGCGTGGCCGCACCGTCGTGTACGACGTCCTCGAAGAGGTCATCGCCGAGCACCCGGTGCTGCTGAACCGTGCGCCCACCCTGCACCGCCTCGGCATCCAGGCCTTCGAGCCGCAGCTGGTCGAGGGCAAGGCCATCCAGATCCACCCGCTCGTCTGCACCGCGTTCAACGCGGACTTCGACGGTGACCAGATGGCCGTGCACCTGCCGCTCTCCGCGGAGGCGCAGGCCGAGGCCCGCATCCTGATGCTGTCCTCGAACAACATCCTGAAGCCGGCCGACGGCCGTCCCGTCACCATGCCGACCCAGGACATGGTGCTGGGCCTCTTCTTCCTCACCACGGACGAAGAGGGCCGCAACGTCAAGGGCACGGACCGGTCCTTCGGCTCCACGGCCGAGGCGATCATGGCCTTCGACGCCCGCGAGCTGTCGCTCCAGGCGAAGGTCGACATCCGCTTCCCGGTGGGCACCATCCCGCCGCGTGGCTGGGTGCCGCCGGTCGCCGAGGAGGGCGAGCCCGAGTACCAGCCGGGTGACACCTTCCGGCTGCGTACGAGCCTGGGCCGCGCACTCTTCAACGAGCTGCTGCCCGAGGACTACCCGTTCGTCGACTACTCGGTGGGCAAGAAGCAGCTCTCCGAGATCGTCAACGACCTGGCCGAGCGCTACCCCAAGGTCATCGTGGCGGCGACGCTCGACAACCTGAAGGCGGCCGGTTTCCACTGGGCGACCCGTTCCGGTGTGACCGTGGCCATCTCCGACGTCGTCGTGCCCGAGGCCAAGAAGGCCATCGTCAAGGGCTACGAGGAGCAGGACGAGAAGGTCCAGAAGCAGTACGAGCGCGGTCTGATCACCAAGGACGAGCGCACGCAGGAGCTCATCGCGATCTGGACCAAGGCGACCAACGAGGTTGCCGAGGCGATGAACGCGAACTTCCCGAAGACGAACCCCATCTTCATGATGGTCGACTCGGGTGCCCGAGGAAACATGATGCAGATGCGTCAGATCGCGGGTATGCGTGGTCTGGTGTCGAACGCCAAGAACGAGACGATCCCTCGTCCCATCAAGGCGTCCTTCCGCGAGGGCCTCACCGTTCTGGAGTACTTCATCTCCACGCACGGTGCCCGTAAGGGTCTGGCGGACACCGCCCTGCGTACCGCCGACTCGGGTTACCTGACCCGTCGTCTGGTGGACGTCTCGCAGGACGTCATCATCCGCGAGGAGGACTGCGGCACCGACCGTGGCCTCAAGCTGAAGATCGCCGTCAAGGGCGCCGACGGCGTGCTCCGCAAGACGGACGACGTCGAGACCTCGGTCTACGCCCGCATGCTCGCCGAGGACGTCGTCGTCGACGGCAAGGTCATCGCGCCTGCCAACGTCGACCTCGGTGACGTCCTGATCGACGCCCTGGTGGGCGCCGGCGTCGAGGAGGTCAAGACCCGCTCGGTCCTGACCTGTGAGTCCGCGGTCGGCACCTGTGCCTTCTGCTACGGACGCTCGCTCGCCACCGGCAAGCTGGTCGACATCGGTGAGGCGGTCGGCATCATCGCCGCCCAGTCCATCGGTGAGCCCGGTACCCAGCTGACGATGCGTACCTTCCACACCGGTGGTGTGGCCGGTGACGACATCACCCAGGGTCTGCCGCGTGTCGTCGAGCTCTTCGAGGCGCGTACGCCCAAGGGTGTCGCCCCGATCTCGGAGGCGGCAGGCCGCGTCCGTATCGAGGAGACCGAGAAGACCAAGAAGCTCGTCGTCACCCCGGACGACGGCAGCGAGGAGACGGCGTTCCCGATCTCCAAGCGTGCCCGTCTCCTGGTCGGCGAGGGCGACCCGGTCGAGGTGGGCCAGAAGCTCACCGTCGGTGCCACCAACCCGCACGACGTGCTGCGGATCCTCGGTCAGCGCGCGGTCCAGGTCCACCTGGTCGGCGAGGTCCAGAAGGTCTACAACTCGCAGGGTGTGTCGATCCACGACAAGCACATCGAGATCATCATCCGGCAGATGCTGCGCCGTGTGACGATCATCGAGTCCGGCGACGCGGAGCTGCTGCCGGGCGAGCTCGTCGAGCGCTCGAAGTTCGAGACCGAGAACCGTCGTGTGGTCACCGAGGGCGGTCACCCCGCCTCCGGCCGTCCGCAGCTGATGGGTATCACCAAGGCCTCGCTCGCCACCGAGTCGTGGCTGTCGGCGGCGTCCTTCCAGGAGACGACCAGGGTCCTGACCGACGCGGCGATCAACGCCAAGTCGGACTCCCTGATCGGCCTCAAGGAGAACGTCATCATCGGTAAGCTCATCCCGGCCGGTACGGGTCTCTCCCGCTACCGCAACATCCGGGTCGAGCCGACCGAGGAAGCCAAGGCCGCGATGTACTCGGCCGTCGGCTACGACGACATCGACTACTCGCCGTTCGGCACGGGCTCCGGCCAGGCCGTTCCGCTGGAGGACTACGACTACGGTCCGTACAACCAGTAG
- the rpoB gene encoding DNA-directed RNA polymerase subunit beta, whose protein sequence is MAASRNASTSNTNNGASTAPLRISFAKIKEPLEVPNLLALQTESFDWLLGNAAWKARVEAALDSGQDVPTKSGLEEIFEEISPIEDFSGSMSLTFRDHRFEPPKNSIDECKERDFTFAAPLFVTAEFTNNETGEIKSQTVFMGDFPLMTNKGTFVINGTERVVVSQLVRSPGVYFDSSIDKTSDKDIFSAKIIPSRGAWLEMEIDKRDMVGVRIDRKRKQSVTVLLKALGWTTEQILEEFGEYESMRATLEKDHTQGQDDALLDIYRKLRPGEPPTREAAQTLLENLYFNPKRYDLAKVGRYKVNKKLGADEPLDAGVLTSDDIIATIKYLVKLHAGETETVGESGRSIMVETDDIDHFGNRRIRNVGELIQNQVRTGLARMERVVRERMTTQDVEAITPQTLINIRPVVASIKEFFGTSQLSQFMDQNNPLSGLTHKRRLNALGPGGLSRERAGFEVRDVHPSHYGRMCPIETPEGPNIGLIGSLASYGRINPFGFIETPYRKVVEGVVTDDVDYLTADEEDRFVIAQANATLSEDMRFTEARVLVRRRGGEIDYIPGDDVDYMDVSPRQMVSVATAMIPFLEHDDANRALMGANMMRQAVPLIKSEAPLVGTGMEYRCATDAGDVLKAEKSGVVQEVSADYITVTNDDGTYTTYRIAKFMRSNQGTSVNQKVVVSEGDRVVESQVLADGPATEDGEMALGKNLLVAFMPWEGHNYEDAIILSQRLVQDDVLSSIHIEEHEVDARDTKLGPEEITRDIPNVSEEVLADLDERGIIRIGAEVVAGDILVGKVTPKGETELTPEERLLRAIFGEKAREVRDTSLKVPHGEIGKVIGVRVFDREEGDELPPGVNQLVRVYVAQKRKITDGDKLAGRHGNKGVISKILPIEDMPFLEDGTPVDIILNPLGVPSRMNPGQVLEIHLGWLASRGWDVSGLGDEWAQRLQAIGADKVAPGTNVATPVFDGAREDEITGLFQATIPNRDGDRLVQPSGKANLYDGRSGEPFPEPVSVGYMYILKLHHLVDDKLHARSTGPYSMITQQPLGGKAQFGGQRFGEMEVWALEAYGAAYALQELLTIKSDDVTGRVKVYEAIVKGENIPEPGIPESFKVLIKEMQSLCLNVEVLSSDGMSIEMRDTDEDVFRAAEELGIDLSRREPSSVEEV, encoded by the coding sequence TTGGCCGCCTCGCGCAACGCCTCGACCTCGAATACGAACAACGGTGCCAGCACCGCCCCGCTGCGCATCTCTTTTGCAAAGATCAAGGAGCCCCTCGAGGTTCCGAACCTCCTCGCGCTGCAGACCGAGAGCTTTGACTGGCTCCTCGGTAATGCCGCCTGGAAGGCTCGCGTCGAGGCTGCTCTGGACAGCGGACAAGACGTCCCCACCAAGTCCGGCCTGGAGGAAATCTTCGAGGAGATCTCCCCGATCGAGGACTTCTCCGGGTCGATGTCGCTCACGTTCCGCGACCACCGTTTCGAGCCCCCGAAGAACTCGATCGACGAGTGCAAGGAGCGCGACTTCACGTTCGCCGCCCCGCTCTTCGTCACGGCCGAGTTCACCAACAACGAGACCGGCGAGATCAAGTCCCAGACGGTCTTCATGGGCGACTTCCCGCTCATGACCAACAAGGGCACCTTCGTCATCAACGGCACCGAGCGTGTCGTCGTGTCGCAGCTCGTCCGCTCGCCGGGTGTCTACTTCGACTCCTCCATCGACAAGACGTCCGACAAGGACATCTTCTCCGCCAAGATCATCCCTTCCCGGGGTGCCTGGCTGGAGATGGAGATCGACAAGCGCGACATGGTCGGTGTCCGCATCGACCGCAAGCGCAAGCAGTCCGTCACCGTCCTCCTGAAGGCTCTCGGCTGGACCACCGAGCAGATCCTCGAGGAGTTCGGCGAGTACGAGTCCATGCGCGCCACCCTGGAGAAGGACCACACCCAGGGTCAGGACGACGCGCTGCTCGACATCTACCGCAAGCTGCGCCCGGGTGAGCCGCCCACGCGTGAGGCCGCTCAGACGCTGCTCGAGAACCTCTACTTCAACCCGAAGCGCTACGACCTCGCGAAGGTCGGCCGCTACAAGGTGAACAAGAAGCTCGGCGCCGACGAGCCGCTCGACGCGGGTGTCCTCACCAGCGACGACATCATCGCCACCATCAAGTACCTGGTGAAGCTGCACGCCGGTGAGACCGAGACGGTCGGCGAGTCCGGCCGCTCGATCATGGTCGAGACCGACGACATCGACCACTTCGGCAACCGCCGTATCCGTAACGTCGGTGAGCTGATCCAGAACCAGGTCCGTACGGGTCTCGCCCGTATGGAGCGCGTCGTGCGCGAGCGCATGACCACCCAGGACGTCGAGGCGATCACGCCGCAGACCCTGATCAACATCCGGCCGGTCGTCGCCTCCATCAAGGAGTTCTTCGGCACCAGCCAGCTGTCCCAGTTCATGGACCAGAACAACCCGCTGTCGGGCCTGACGCACAAGCGTCGTCTCAACGCCCTCGGCCCGGGTGGTCTCTCCCGTGAGCGGGCCGGCTTCGAGGTCCGTGACGTTCACCCGTCGCACTACGGCCGCATGTGCCCGATCGAGACGCCGGAAGGCCCGAACATCGGCCTGATCGGCTCGCTGGCCTCCTACGGGCGCATCAACCCGTTCGGCTTCATCGAGACGCCGTACCGCAAGGTCGTCGAGGGCGTCGTCACCGACGACGTCGACTACCTCACGGCCGACGAAGAGGACCGCTTCGTGATCGCCCAGGCGAACGCGACGCTCTCCGAGGACATGCGCTTCACCGAGGCCCGCGTCCTGGTCCGCCGTCGTGGCGGAGAGATCGACTACATCCCCGGCGACGACGTCGACTACATGGACGTCTCGCCGCGCCAGATGGTGTCGGTCGCCACCGCGATGATCCCGTTCCTCGAGCACGACGACGCCAACCGTGCCCTCATGGGCGCGAACATGATGCGTCAGGCCGTCCCGCTCATCAAGAGCGAGGCGCCGCTGGTCGGTACCGGCATGGAGTACCGCTGTGCCACCGACGCCGGTGACGTGCTCAAGGCCGAGAAGTCGGGTGTGGTCCAGGAGGTCTCCGCGGACTACATCACCGTGACGAACGACGACGGCACGTACACCACGTACCGCATCGCCAAGTTCATGCGGTCCAACCAGGGCACGTCGGTCAACCAGAAGGTCGTCGTCTCCGAGGGCGACCGGGTCGTCGAGAGCCAGGTCCTGGCCGACGGTCCGGCCACCGAGGACGGCGAGATGGCCCTCGGTAAGAACCTGCTCGTGGCGTTCATGCCGTGGGAGGGTCACAACTACGAGGACGCGATCATCCTGTCGCAGCGCCTCGTGCAGGACGACGTCCTCTCCTCGATCCACATCGAGGAGCACGAGGTCGACGCCCGTGACACCAAGCTCGGCCCGGAGGAGATCACCCGGGACATCCCGAACGTCTCCGAGGAGGTCCTCGCCGACCTCGACGAGCGCGGCATCATCCGTATCGGTGCCGAGGTCGTCGCCGGCGACATCCTCGTCGGCAAGGTCACGCCCAAGGGTGAGACCGAGCTGACCCCGGAGGAGCGCCTGCTCCGCGCGATCTTCGGTGAGAAGGCGCGCGAGGTGCGTGACACCTCGCTGAAGGTCCCGCACGGCGAGATCGGCAAGGTCATCGGCGTCCGCGTCTTCGACCGCGAAGAGGGCGACGAGCTGCCGCCGGGCGTGAACCAGCTGGTCCGCGTCTACGTCGCGCAGAAGCGCAAGATCACCGACGGTGACAAGCTCGCCGGCCGCCACGGCAACAAGGGCGTCATCTCCAAGATTCTGCCGATCGAGGACATGCCGTTCCTGGAGGACGGCACCCCGGTCGACATCATCCTCAACCCGCTGGGTGTCCCGTCCCGAATGAACCCGGGACAGGTCCTGGAGATCCACCTCGGCTGGCTCGCCAGCCGCGGCTGGGACGTCTCCGGCCTCGGTGACGAGTGGGCCCAGCGCCTGCAGGCCATCGGCGCCGACAAGGTCGCCCCCGGCACCAACGTCGCCACGCCCGTCTTCGACGGCGCCCGCGAGGACGAGATCACCGGCCTCTTCCAGGCCACGATCCCGAACCGCGACGGCGACCGGCTGGTCCAGCCCTCGGGCAAGGCCAACCTGTACGACGGCCGCTCCGGCGAGCCGTTCCCCGAGCCGGTCTCGGTCGGCTACATGTACATCCTCAAGCTGCACCACCTGGTCGACGACAAGCTCCACGCGCGTTCGACCGGCCCGTACTCCATGATCACGCAGCAGCCGCTGGGTGGTAAGGCGCAGTTCGGTGGGCAGCGATTCGGTGAGATGGAGGTGTGGGCCCTTGAGGCTTACGGCGCCGCATACGCCCTCCAGGAACTGCTGACGATCAAGTCCGACGACGTCACCGGCCGCGTGAAGGTCTACGAGGCGATCGTCAAGGGCGAGAACATCCCCGAGCCCGGCATTCCCGAGTCCTTCAAGGTGCTCATCAAGGAAATGCAGTCGCTCTGCCTCAACGTGGAGGTGCTGTCCTCGGACGGCATGTCCATCGAGATGCGCGACACGGACGAGGACGTCTTCCGCGCGGCGGAGGAGCTCGGTATCGACCTGTCCCGGCGCGAGCCGAGCAGCGTCGAAGAGGTCTGA
- a CDS encoding L,D-transpeptidase, which yields MQVVSRPVVAALATAGALLLGSACGSQTADDAAAAPSDPSAAASVAAAPEESTGSSPSGSPSASPSASPSSSASASAPASASPAQKSPKAGTREDSSAGGTQPAGETQRKPSAPSFPVPVEVGNATQVITVRASGSYATVTAWQKGSSGWKSQFSTTAGRVGSNGVTNGSTRRQNTYTTPSGTYTLTQGFGVQAGGTSMPYTVVNGSHWWVEDPESKYYNQMHSASGADFPLTEQGARGSERLVDHPTQYAKALVIDYNRWPAVPGRGAGIFLHVNGSGATAGCVSVPRATMDRIMGWISPSAHPRIAIG from the coding sequence GTGCAGGTCGTGTCCCGTCCCGTCGTCGCCGCCCTCGCCACCGCGGGGGCCCTGTTACTCGGCTCAGCCTGCGGCAGCCAGACCGCCGACGACGCCGCAGCCGCCCCGTCGGACCCCTCGGCCGCCGCCTCGGTCGCCGCCGCTCCCGAGGAGAGCACGGGGTCCTCGCCCTCGGGCTCGCCCTCCGCGTCACCCTCCGCATCGCCCTCGTCCTCCGCGTCCGCGTCCGCCCCCGCATCGGCGTCCCCCGCCCAGAAGTCACCGAAGGCGGGCACGCGGGAGGACTCCTCGGCCGGCGGGACACAGCCAGCCGGCGAGACACAGCGGAAGCCGTCCGCCCCGTCCTTCCCGGTACCGGTCGAGGTCGGCAACGCCACCCAGGTCATCACGGTCCGTGCCAGTGGTTCGTACGCGACCGTGACCGCCTGGCAGAAAGGTTCCTCCGGCTGGAAGTCGCAGTTCTCCACCACGGCCGGACGCGTCGGCTCGAACGGGGTGACCAACGGCTCCACCCGGCGCCAGAACACGTACACGACGCCGTCGGGCACGTACACCCTCACCCAGGGCTTCGGCGTGCAGGCGGGCGGCACCTCCATGCCGTACACCGTCGTCAACGGCAGCCACTGGTGGGTCGAGGACCCGGAGTCGAAGTACTACAACCAGATGCACTCGGCGTCCGGAGCCGACTTCCCGCTGACCGAGCAGGGCGCCCGGGGCAGCGAACGCCTGGTGGACCACCCGACGCAGTACGCCAAGGCGCTCGTCATCGACTACAACCGGTGGCCCGCCGTGCCCGGCCGCGGGGCCGGCATCTTCCTGCACGTCAACGGCAGCGGAGCCACCGCGGGCTGCGTCTCCGTCCCCCGCGCCACCATGGACCGGATCATGGGCTGGATCAGCCCGTCCGCCCACCCCCGGATAGCCATCGGCTGA
- the rplL gene encoding 50S ribosomal protein L7/L12, producing the protein MAKLSQEDLLAQFEELTLIELSEFVKAFEEKFDVTAAAAVAVAGPAGPGAPAEAEAEQDEFDVILTGAGEKKIQVIKVVRELTSLGLKEAKDLVDGAPKPVLEKVAKEAAEKAAESLKGAGASVEVK; encoded by the coding sequence ATGGCGAAGCTCAGCCAGGAAGACCTGCTCGCCCAGTTCGAGGAGCTCACCCTCATCGAGCTCTCCGAGTTCGTTAAGGCGTTCGAGGAGAAGTTCGACGTCACCGCCGCCGCCGCGGTCGCCGTCGCCGGTCCGGCCGGTCCGGGCGCCCCGGCCGAGGCCGAGGCCGAGCAGGACGAGTTCGACGTCATCCTCACGGGTGCCGGCGAGAAGAAGATCCAGGTCATCAAGGTCGTGCGTGAGCTGACCTCGCTGGGTCTCAAGGAGGCCAAGGACCTCGTGGACGGCGCCCCGAAGCCCGTCCTCGAGAAGGTCGCCAAGGAGGCCGCCGAGAAGGCTGCCGAGTCCCTCAAGGGCGCCGGCGCCTCCGTCGAGGTCAAGTGA